In Streptococcus parauberis NCFD 2020, the sequence TTAAAGGACCAATTACTTTTCCCTGGAAAGAGAACTTGGTGGAATAGGGTAAAGAAGTTATCAAAGCCAATCATCAGTGCGAGAAGAGCAATCAGTAATGGTAATAGAAAAGCCATTCTGAAAAAATTCTGATAAAAGATGATACTTTTATTCTTCAGTGAACTGATTAGAAAACGGATTGCAGGAAAGGCTAATATCAGAACGACTAATTGACAAAAATGAAAAAGCATTTTGACATCCTTGAAGTGAGCTAGTCCTTCTTTGGATGTTCTGAAACTGGCAAAAACAAGTTTATGAGTCAGAGGATTAGTTAGATAATCCATTAACCCATTAAAGTTATAGATAATTGAATGTTTAGACATAAAAATTGCTTTACTGATATTCAATACGTCTACTTCCGTTGGAAAAAAGACCCAAGCTAAATAGATGGTAACAAGCACAGAAAGGCCTAATAACCAAAACCAAAGAATTCCTAATTGTAGTTTTTCTCTCATTCCAAATCCCATTCCTCTAGGCTAGCAATGACATGGCTTGGTTGAATTGGCAAAGTTGGCACTTCTTCTGCTGCTGTAAAGCCAGTAGTTACTAAGAGACTTGCAATATCATTTTGAATACCAGCCATAATATCTGTCAAATAATTGTCGCCAACCATCAAAACATCTTTTCTGTCGATGTTGAGGATTTCTAAAGCCTTGTTCATGATAATCGCATTAGGCTTGCCAATGAAGACTGGTTGGATTCGTGTCGCCGCTTCAATCAAGGCCACCAATGAGCCGGCCCCCGGCATCAAGCCACGTTCCGTAGGAATGTTAAGGTCAGGGTTGGTTCCAATGAAGATAGCGCCCTTTTGAACTGCCAGCGTTGCCGTTGCTAATTTGTCATAAGTAACTTTGCTATCTAAACCAACAACTACGTAGGCTGGATTTTCTACATCTTCAGTATAGGCAGCTTGGGCAATTGCCGTCTTTAAGCCAGTCTCACCGATGACATAAGCTGTTTTCCCACGCGCCATATCATTCATGTAATCAACAGTTGCCATAGTTGCCGTGTAAATCGTTTCAAGAGGTGTCACGATATTAAACTGATTAGCCAACATCTCCTGAACCATCTCAGGCGTCCTAGTCGTATTATTGGTTACCAGCAAATAAGGAATGCCTTTATCCTGTAGGCGTTCAATAAATCTCTCACCAGCCGGAATTCGGTCCTTTCCCTTATAAAGTGTTCCATCTAAATCAATCAAATAGCCTTTATAAGTCAAATCTTGCTCCTTTTCTTAGTCTTCTATTTCTTTCCATTGGATAATGGCTTGCGCATGCAGATTGCCATCTGCTGTAATATCATGAGTCGTTGTCAGTTGGTCTTGTTCATATCTGGAAACAATAGTTCCATCAGGGGACACTTCCTTGATATATCTTAATTGAATTGCTACAGGGCGGTGCTTAGATAGGAAATCATAAGACATGACGTCATAGATCCAATCAAGGTATTTCCCATTGTTAACATGGCCATTCATGTCCAAGTCATAATAACGAACATTGTAGATTTTTTCTTTCGGATTTTCTAAAGTCTTGATTTTTGGTGTGCGACGTAATTTTTTAACGAAATCACTTTCGAAAGGCTGAACCAAATCAGTTGGAATATGGGCCACTTTACGAGTATCTGGGTCCATCAAGGCAAAGTGAGTAATAATTTCCGCCATTTGCTGATGGTCTTGGTCAAAAATTGTAAAACGACGGTAACAGAACAGTTTGTTATATGCAAAGGGCTCTGTCTCAATGGTAATTGTATCACCAAAACGTGGTAAACGGTCCAGTGTCAATTCATGGTCAGTAATAATCCAAATTAAATGGTAGTCATCCAATACTTTTTGGTCGCTCATTTGGAGCAACTCAGTTTGACGACCTGATAAACCAAGGCAATATGAAATCAAGTGAGGCAATTTGACATCTAATTTC encodes:
- a CDS encoding TIGR01906 family membrane protein; protein product: MREKLQLGILWFWLLGLSVLVTIYLAWVFFPTEVDVLNISKAIFMSKHSIIYNFNGLMDYLTNPLTHKLVFASFRTSKEGLAHFKDVKMLFHFCQLVVLILAFPAIRFLISSLKNKSIIFYQNFFRMAFLLPLLIALLALMIGFDNFFTLFHQVLFPGKSNWSFNPSTDPIIWILPEDFFMHCFVGFLGIYEFVFGLFYLISVKLKKRM
- a CDS encoding TIGR01457 family HAD-type hydrolase — encoded protein: MTYKGYLIDLDGTLYKGKDRIPAGERFIERLQDKGIPYLLVTNNTTRTPEMVQEMLANQFNIVTPLETIYTATMATVDYMNDMARGKTAYVIGETGLKTAIAQAAYTEDVENPAYVVVGLDSKVTYDKLATATLAVQKGAIFIGTNPDLNIPTERGLMPGAGSLVALIEAATRIQPVFIGKPNAIIMNKALEILNIDRKDVLMVGDNYLTDIMAGIQNDIASLLVTTGFTAAEEVPTLPIQPSHVIASLEEWDLE
- a CDS encoding acyl-ACP thioesterase domain-containing protein: MGLIYKEELKLGFDMCDVKLDVKLPHLISYCLGLSGRQTELLQMSDQKVLDDYHLIWIITDHELTLDRLPRFGDTITIETEPFAYNKLFCYRRFTIFDQDHQQMAEIITHFALMDPDTRKVAHIPTDLVQPFESDFVKKLRRTPKIKTLENPKEKIYNVRYYDLDMNGHVNNGKYLDWIYDVMSYDFLSKHRPVAIQLRYIKEVSPDGTIVSRYEQDQLTTTHDITADGNLHAQAIIQWKEIED